The Astyanax mexicanus isolate ESR-SI-001 chromosome 6, AstMex3_surface, whole genome shotgun sequence region GTAGAAGAACTCCAGGCACTGGACATTGCAGGATCTGCGGGGGGTCATCTCTCTGCTCTCCAGTCGACCCGAGTCTCCAGGCTGTCCAGTCTTCGTGCTGAAGTGCATGAAGAACGGCGGCTCTGtggagaaaaaaattaattagCAGAAAGCTAACACTATGAGCTAACACTATTTTAGCCATCTATAGATAGGCGATCCCTCAACCAAGCACAAGCCATTCACTCTGCTGCgtaatttagggcatgtcagcgtgtctttgctatcataacgactggaaaagtatgccttgttaCTTTGTTCCATGGGGAAGGGTTACAGTACAAAAGCCTTAgtattggatgttttttttttagtttgttgacTATTTTGCTATCTTGGATTTGACCCTTTGATTATGTCTCATGGTTCTGCTTGTGTCTCACCCATGTCTGGTCTGTTTGCTTACAATACATAAGTCTTAGTCAATACATTTTTGTACAATTTTGTGCTTGAGTCGGGAACCAAAAAGCTGaagtagattgtttttttttgtttatatataattctataatatatttctaattttctccaatTTTCACCCAATTTATCTAGGCCAACTGTCTCGCCCATTCAGTATTTCCCCCCAGcccaagtgatgccacaacacaagtagggtgaagactagcacacgccttctTCAAAACATGTGAcacaagtcagactccgcctcttttccagcacagcgactctggtggttctgatacatcagctcacagacgcagccttgtgctgatccacatcaccctaggagtgatgaataggggaaagagagagcgccatctactgtactgtacccacccagagagagcaaggccaactgtgcaattgtgctctctcagggctccggcagctgatgacaaagctgcagcaatctcccgatcatagtggcaagaCATAGTGAACCACTGGAATTATGACCTAAAACACTTTAATAGAATAATGAATTAAATTCAGTATTAAACATACCTGAGGAAATGTTGTTTATGTACAGAGTAAGATTATCTGAAAGGTAACAAAAACATATCACGTTTTAATACTACAGTTCATTGAAACTGGTACGGTAACATCTAAAGACATTTGGCTCTACATTTGGAAACATTACCCCTGGGCGGCAGGTTGGTATGATCACTAGATGGACCTCCAGAAACGTTGCTCACAATCTCCCAgttactaacattagcagaagaGCAGTTAGCCATCTGGCAGGTGCCGTCTTTGAAGCTACAGCGGTCCAGAAAGGAGATGGATTCATCTGTTAAAAAGTTGAGAGTTGAGTACTTTTTGTCAAAacaccacaaaaatatatattatgtatcaggGTCAGACCTGCTTTTGATTACTACAAAAGACCATAAAAATACATACTGCATTTATAAAGGTTGTAGAGTTCGACTGCATCCAAAGGGCTCAGGTCATAGCGCTGACCAATGAAGGTTTGGAACTTGGCGTCTTTAGCAGTGATGGTGGGTTTACTTGTATTGCTGAATTCGTATTGTCCATAGTGCATCAGAGACATGTAGTTATAGGGAGTTCCCTGCACGGTGCTTTCATCCTCGCTTACTTTGTCAAAGTTGTTTCTTCTTTCTGAAATCAGAGCACACATACACTTTTGTAAAATGTACtagcgcatctcaaaaaattactcagtagtatatattatatatatatgtattttatttcttttattgtttatttcttttattgttgatgattatggctttcagccaatgaaaacccaaaaatcagtgtctcagaaaattatattataagaccaattggtacttttggcagtgtgggcagtgtgccaagtcctgctggaaaatgaaatccacatctccataaagttgtcagtagcagagggaagctgtaagatatgaagtgctgtaagattttgcggaaaaaacaaaactgcactgactctagccttaataataaaacatagtggatcaacatcagcagatgtcagacatgtctctccatcaaaccatcactgattggtggaaacttcacactagacctcgagcagtttggactgagtgtctctccactcttcctccagactctgctcccttgatttactttaaatgaaatgtaaaatttgctgatgatcagtgatggtttggagagacatgtctcaacatctgctggtgttggtccaccagatttcattttccagcaggacttggcacattatGTTTCACTATGTATTAAAATGCTATCATTTCTTCAGTCAtgttctgcagaaaaaaaacgatttttgaaacttgaagaagaagaaagaatgtTTAAGACTTAAGAAGAAGGTTAAGGTTTAGGAACATGACAGTGACCTTCAGGGATGTTTTCATAATGGATTGTCACGTAGTCGTCTCGATCATATCGGCTCTGTTCGTGGAAGAAGCCCAGACAGTGAAGAAACTCGTGCTCCACAATACCAACATACCCACATCCAATTCCAATAGAGAGCTGCTGCTTCCCACCGTTCCTCCCGATATACGACCAGCACCTGCAAAAAGAGATTTCAGCAGATTTTTACTAAAGCTGTTGATTGTCACACATGGTTTTAATCAGGGTGCGAATTATACAATGATGATTAGGGGTGTCAAGTATTTTTTCTGTAACATCACAGCATGTAAACGATAaatccattacatcagctaatgtagcactCCTATAACACACAATATCCTTtgtagtcataaataatatattttacagcaaaatccacagttaatcctgcaaaaacacacacaatgtgaTTGGTTGCTATCTTTTCCATCAGTTTTCTAGTCATTTAATTTGAATTCATATTCTACAGGGTACAGGATATCTCCCACAAGAATCATTTggtatttaattctaaataaatagaaaatgtaaCTAAAAATCTTGGAAGAAAAGGCTTTTGTCGCATCTCATCCACATACTTTGACAATGggacttcaatattaaatgttaagagGGAGATGTAGGAAAGCATTTATATTGCTTGGCtaatcctaggtggttgctaaggcattgctatggtatccgtggtggttgctatggtgttgctaagcagttgctagatggttgctaaggcgttgttatggtatccatggtggttgctagagtgttgctaagcagttgctaggtggttgctaaggcgttggtatggtgtctgtggtggtttctatggtgttgctaagcagttgctaggtggttgctaaggtgttgccaggtggtttccaaggcattgctatggtatccatggtggttgctatgatgttgctaagcagttgctaggtggttgctaaggtgttgctaggtggttccttaggagttgctatggtatccatgggtgttgctatggtcttgctaagCAGTTAAACAAAGACCTGACGTGAACGACGCCCACTTTAATCATTCTGTTCTCTTCTGTTGTTCAAGTTGTGCTACCATGTCAAACCGTGcacccctagtgtttatttaaggtctcggtaaaacacagaatcaaccggagatccctTTTAAACCTACAGTTGTAAGCTgtaagctctgcctgtgggcggtcctgagccgtgGTGGGCGAAGCCATGAATTCACTGGTTGacttgtatttctgaggcttttttgtagtagctactgcagacagtggaggctgagaaacagtttcatatgcagcatccgtATACAACTCAGCAGAATGAGAGGTCTAAGAGAATTAGGATATACCTTTTGCATGCTTCTAGtcgcgcaaggcatacttttcctgtcgttacaacagCAAAGACGCACCAACCCAAAgtccaaagttttttttccaaagcatTTGGCTGGAGTTCTCTCGAATCTCTGCCACAGATCTTCTTCATACCAggctacatacaggggttggacaatgaaactggtgaaacacaatgaaacacctggtattagagcacaataattgattgtggtgacggacagttctggtggaaacaggagagttgaggtgcacattgaattctgcgtgatttgatcagccgtggttttatgtttttttaatacaatccgggttggcacccaaacatccctttcagacagcttcctcttacagcgtccacagttaatcctgttggatgtggttggtccttcttggtggtatgctgacattaccctggatactgtggctcttgatgcatcacaaagacttgctgtcttggtcacagatgctccagcaagacgtgcaccaacaatttgtcctcttttgaactctggtgtgtcacccataatgttgtgagcattgcaatatttagagcagaactgtgctcttaccctgctaattgaaccttcactctctgctcttcctggcgcaatgtgcaattaatgattaaagattgaacaccaggctgctccaattttgccatgaaacctcccacactaaaatgacaggtgtttcagtttcattatccaacccctgtatgtaagcTACGTCTGTTATGTTCTTGCCGGAGAGTGGCGTGACAAGAGCCACATTCCTTGTGTGTCCAAGGTGTTGCATGTGAACAAtcaggttttttttctttactaataaTAAATTCAAATAACAGATGACAGAACGACAAATtctaatacatataaaaataattcttctttaaattattcatttaaagccctatctggaagtAATTAGAgcctcagggggtcctggggtcattttctctgtgattttattccagtccagaacgaccatgtacgtgtttttctcagacgtcctctgagagaaaattacaggctgagttatctactgtttttctcagAACTCACTAAACGtggtccggacgcacatctctgagttttgtctcctcgcgtttaataaaaatactgtagctatttgtccactgccgcgcaccgtaattactctACACTTTGGGAACGCAACGGTGTCCACAGAGATCCATATAGTAAACACAACAgcgggtggaaatggaggagctactgaacctgatgatgtcatgtgaccgagaaaacctaaaaaactcactggacctcctttttttttaactgcagtcctgatgcaggagttttatcactgagtagaagtagaagtagatGTGATTAAATATGTACACTGTACCCGGTTTGTGCTTCCACAGAGACGTAGTCGGTTTCTGTTGTCCGCGGCTTAAAGTCGATGCATCCTTTCAGTCTCAGCTGCTCGAAAGCTCTTAAAATAACTCCTTTGTCGTTTATGcctgaattaaatataaaaaaaaacataataataagctTCAGcaataaaatcacataaaatagttaaatgaaatatgaataaatatgtaaaGTTCTTACTCAGGCTGTTATTCAGCACATAGGGAATGTACCCATTCCACCGGTACTTGTTACCCAGAATTGCATTCTTTGTAAGCGGCTTGTCCTAGTTTATAACAGGttgaattattagtattattattagtagtagtagtattattattaacacTTACTCATGagttatacaggtgcatctcaaaaaaaaaaaattaatcattgaaaagttaatttatttcagtaattcagttcaaaatgtgaaactcacatattatatattatatagatgtattaaacacacagagtgatctatttttatttattttattgttgatagtTGATTTTATTGACTTACAGCCAAATAAAACCCCATAAAAATCGgtgtctcagacaattagaatattatataagagcaattggtactttttgcagtgtgggcagtgtgccaagtcctgctggaaaatgaaagcagatgacatgactctttatccaaaccatcactgattggtggaaacttcactctagacctcgagcagcttggactgtgtgtctctccactcttcctccagactctgatcccttaattgatttttttttacaaatgaaacgtaaattttaaatttactgatgatcagtgatggtttggagagacatgtctgtcatctgctggtgttgatccactgtgttttattatcaagtctaaagtcagtgcagttttgttttcccacaaaatcttacagcacttcatatcttacagcttccctctgctactgacaacttttatggagatgcggatttcattttccagcaggaattggcacactgcccacactaacaaaagtaccaattggtcttaaataatattcagatttttctgaattttttctttgttttttttttggagtcaTAACTGTGTTAAACTTgttataaagcaaaatacaattatattataCTGTGTGATGAACTTACCACCACCATGATATCTCCTTGGTAAAGGTTTAAATCTGAATGAACATCAGATGGTTATTTATCTCAATGAGATTTATTAAATGGTTTCTGGTATTTTGTGTAAAACTGGTTTATATTATAAATCATACTGAGAAATAAGTTGGTTTACCTTTGTTTATTTCAAAGATGTCCTTAAATTCACCGTCTATACACAACAAAACAGTAGaaagcaacattttttaaattaaattctttCTTTTCACTTATTCTGACACAGACTGTGCCCTTTTCACTATTTTCGACTGACGTGACTAATATTCGGTGCAtccttaaaatatatgtttaattagaatatattttattaatattaaaggcactGATTTAATCGTAATTTCTTttgtttaaacatatatttagacaaataattattaaatatatttaacagcCCAGATCTTAAATGATTAGGTCAGACATTGAAAGTGCCTTTTTAAGCATCCTTataaaatttttaaatgtattttattaatattgaaGGCGTTTACTTAAGTGGTAAAACATCATTATTCTTCTTGGTTTAAACATATATTTGATAGAATTGTGATTATTAAGCATGTATTTCtccaggttttcattcattttgctacTTTTTACTATTTCACAAATTAAACAGTCTACAAGTTTTTTGTGTTGCTTCTCAATTTAAAAGCAATTACCacataatgataaataaatacagaaaatatattaattaaacatatttaacatcctTGAACCTGAATTATTTGGCCTTTTCACTTATTCAGAcatgaaaagtattttttttttgttgcttttttgacTTAACTGAAACTGAATAATATTTGGCGCatccttaaaaatatatatttgattaatACTAAAGGTATTGGCTtagatatattatttatatatttttttcctggttTCATTTACTTGACAATAAAATGGTCTGAATGTAATTTGTGTTGCTTCTCAATTAAAAATCAACATtattatgaatatataaatatataagtttattatatttaacattccagagcttacatttttttttttttttttttttttttacttattttgacattaaaaagtgccttttattttattaatattgaaGGCATTGATTTAATAGATAAACATTACTCTTCTTCTTGTTTAAACATATATACATGGCATGAAGTGGAATGGAATGACTGTTTACAGTATTTCTCTAATATAATCTAATGGTGATCTCAATACTTATAAGCTTACCTGTGAGTGTTGGTGGGGGCTAAAGAAgagaaagtgttaaaaaaaagtcaaaaatttacattttaaacacagAAACCGGAtttaattataaaacaatatatagtagagtatataaatttatatagtATTACAGTACACTCACCAGTAATGAAGCAGCCAAGCTCAGCAGGAGGACAAATGGGAAAGCCATTGTccctaaaaaaattaaagaaaaatgtacaaaaaatagcTTATATAAGATACAGCACTTTtaaagagatgcagatttcattttccagcaggacttggcatactgcccacacttatatatatatatatatgtgtggtcAAATTCTAAATTTTAAGCAGGTTTTTTCCAGGTTTTCATTAATTTCACAAATtgtatattagtttcacattttcaactgaatcactgaaataaagtaacttttcaataatattataatttgtaATTGAGCCATTTGTAATGATTGATAATGTCTCAACTGGTGTCAGATAAAAATTAATAGTTGACTAATAATAGACTTTCTGCTGTATTAAGTACAAGTACTGCTATTTAATGTGCCCTTATTGTTAAATGTGGCTTTTTGCAAaacatttaaattctaaaaaaaatcataatacatCTGCATTTTACTTTCATAATATAAGTTTTATCCAATAAGGCAGATTAAAACAGATAGAAATACAAATGTCACAAACCTGATCAGCTGGACGACGCGTAGAAAAGCTCACTGAACCTCCGTAAGCATCTTATTTATATTTCCTCCACACCCACACAGGTAAAAGCCTGTCTTATAGAACAGCACAAACGAGACCTGATGTTGCTTCCTCTGCATGGGAAGAATGTACCTGTTTCACTGGTATGAGAACCTTTAACTATgatacagtaattacattataGTACATTATAGCTCTTTATATGGTGACATGAGTTGGATTTCACtgaccacaaccaggcctgattactgccagacctgtagaatcaagaaatcacttgatTTTCAGTGAacttgtctgacaacatgaagcagatataAGATCTTTAAGTCTATAAAAGCTTACAAAGTCAtatctaaagctttgggacttcactaatggagaaaacatggaacactggtgaaccttcccaggagtgaccggccgatcGAACAAAATTACTACAAAAGGGCATGaataactcatccaggaggtcacaaaaaaagaaCCAGAACAACACTTAAAGAGCTGCAGGGCAGAccagcctcagttaaggtcagagttaatgattcaaaaacaagaaacaggtccgtcttacatttaccaacaaacatcttgatgatcttgATTTCCAACAGTTTAAAGCATGTACAGTATCACAGTACTAAACTAAGATGTCAAAAGTGTTGACATTCATTCATCTGTAGGTAGAAGTTTAGAtgctagtgtttaataaaatacttctgtagaagttgaagaagtatcgactcaagcttttttctttttaagtaaaagtgtttaaaaaaaaaagcactggtttcaaaactaaaattaaaacgtactaaaagtaaaagtaatgtaaggggaaaaaataaaaaacattaaggaaaacaaaacaaaacctaaCCTAAGTAGCTAGCTTATCAATATCTGACTGGTAGAGCTTATTTACACCCGGCACTAATGTGTGTTTCATATAAAGATCTGTCTATaatgtatctgtatctatctatttaaACAGCACATTAACAAGAAcatatgtttcattttgttttctaATGTTAGCCGGTTCATACTGCTTTATCATCATTAAACTGGCTTGTCTTGATGCACCTACACACATTCCAATGTGATCTCACTATTAAAACATCCAGATACAGTGGCTTGCCAAAGTATTCTTACCCTTTGAACATTTTCACATTCTGTCACAGAAGTTCAATATGATTTAGGTCAGGATTTTGACTAACACATGATTATTCTTTGTTCTAAATCATTTCCCTGTGGCTCTGTAGCTCTGTATGTTTATGGTCATCGTCTTGTTGGAAGGTTAATCTCCTTCCCAGTATTTTACAGCATCCAACAGGTTTTCCAGGATTCTTGCAGgattgtttacattacattacattacatttggcagacgcttttgtccaaagcgacttacaatagtcaagtacaaaagtaatagaagttaaaggtaaaaacatatttatatagggcctaagggaggtcaaagggaaataatggaatggaggagtgaaggaggggaagaagaaaattaggttagaattagttagttagaggtgttaggagagtaagtgctctttgaagagttctgtcttcaggagtttattaaagatagtgagagattctcctgatctggtagtagaaggtagttagttagaggtgttaggagagtaagtgctctttgaagagctctgtcttcaggagtttattaaagatagtgagagattctcctgatctggtagtggaaggtagttagttagaggtgttaggagagtaagagctctttgaagagctcagtcttcaggagtttattaaagatagtgagagattctcctgatctggtagtagaaggtagttagttagaggtgttaggagagtaagtgctctttgaagagctctgtcttcaggaatttattaaagatagtgagagattctcctgatctggtagtagaaggtagttagttagaggtgttaggagagtaagagctctttgaagagctcagtcttcaggagtctcttaaagatagtgagagattctcctgatcaggtagtagaaggtagtttgttagaggt contains the following coding sequences:
- the LOC103047392 gene encoding meprin A subunit beta-like, producing the protein MLLSTVLLCIDGEFKDIFEINKDLNLYQGDIMVVDKPLTKNAILGNKYRWNGYIPYVLNNSLSINDKGVILRAFEQLRLKGCIDFKPRTTETDYVSVEAQTGCWSYIGRNGGKQQLSIGIGCGYVGIVEHEFLHCLGFFHEQSRYDRDDYVTIHYENIPEERRNNFDKVSEDESTVQGTPYNYMSLMHYGQYEFSNTSKPTITAKDAKFQTFIGQRYDLSPLDAVELYNLYKCNESISFLDRCSFKDGTCQMANCSSANVSNWEIVSNVSGGPSSDHTNLPPRDNLTLYINNISSEPPFFMHFSTKTGQPGDSGRLESREMTPRRSCNVQCLEFFYYHSGNETDQLNIWIREYQSAYDTVGTLRLRDQITGSPTDHWQFRLVPLDASKTFQVEFEARKGNGYSRGGFSVDDINLSETECPHSIWQINNFMETLKEHIFVYSPLFYSPEGYRFYLVLLLNSNTLEIRINLVSGIYDDRLQWPCPWRQVTFTLLDQNPDIRNRASKQRSFTTDPNLVIGGKLVWGRPSEVGTQQIIYGETVNVTTPMGYAIIDSTHLGDMQFIKGGDLIVLISMTDISPLLQNDTLPCPTVPVKNISVSLGAQIQPCVTRSLPTSTPATSTTTPSNANTLGADIVHPSVALLLALVLMLVN